A region of Shewanella psychromarinicola DNA encodes the following proteins:
- a CDS encoding LysR family transcriptional regulator, with product MRQIDLDKLDLLTLTILVSLYENKSATHVSRILDVPASKISRCLQTARSIFGDELFIRRKYGLVPNDFAGKIYPIAKEIVDCSKNFNRMNSSESSHSRYFELVMPGMIAYAYPRALMQEIKGHHKDIHINVSNWNSHSLENVANDPNSIVTFCCKNPEEILCFNQNLQIEVLATFTQLYLISCKNHPILKQEINLESIASYPYINTFIGIQPATLNPFQEYCRIKDLPLHNEMTITGVSSLFDYLSDCKSLALTPYKAVYDMLDEDSGLHACQLSECEVNRIFEVAEPLKLVLVTHPNAENEDATWLKQQIRELTHELV from the coding sequence ATGAGACAGATTGACTTAGATAAATTAGATTTATTAACATTGACTATATTAGTGAGCCTTTATGAAAATAAGTCCGCCACTCATGTTTCTAGGATTTTGGATGTGCCAGCTTCAAAAATAAGTCGTTGTTTACAAACGGCAAGATCTATTTTTGGTGATGAACTCTTTATAAGAAGAAAATATGGATTAGTCCCCAATGATTTTGCCGGCAAAATTTATCCGATTGCAAAAGAAATTGTTGATTGCTCAAAGAATTTTAATCGGATGAATAGTTCAGAATCGTCACATAGTCGATACTTTGAATTGGTTATGCCTGGAATGATTGCTTATGCCTATCCACGAGCATTAATGCAGGAGATTAAAGGTCATCATAAAGACATTCATATCAATGTGAGTAACTGGAATAGTCATTCCCTAGAGAACGTTGCGAATGATCCTAACAGTATTGTTACATTTTGCTGCAAAAACCCAGAAGAGATCCTTTGTTTTAACCAAAATTTGCAGATTGAAGTGCTCGCGACATTTACCCAATTATACTTAATAAGCTGTAAAAACCACCCCATTTTAAAACAAGAAATCAACTTAGAAAGCATTGCTTCATATCCTTATATCAATACCTTTATCGGGATCCAACCAGCAACACTTAACCCATTTCAGGAGTATTGTCGGATTAAGGATTTGCCTCTTCATAACGAAATGACCATTACTGGTGTATCTTCTTTATTTGATTATCTTTCAGATTGTAAGTCACTGGCTTTGACACCCTATAAAGCGGTTTACGATATGCTAGACGAGGACTCTGGTTTACATGCTTGTCAGTTATCTGAATGTGAAGTAAATCGTATTTTTGAAGTTGCAGAACCATTAAAGCTAGTCTTAGTGACTCATCCTAATGCAGAAAATGAAGATGCGACGTGGTTAAAACAGCAGATCCGCGAGTTAACCCATGAGCTTGTTTGA
- a CDS encoding DUF2726 domain-containing protein, giving the protein MITSVFLSYAFIYSVLFIAVPFILVVFIMTCIKFFKPDTEDHAIKFKKMLFDTQSFDFLKSLKTMVGGKYDVCCNVPIDTVFEMDAQTAAENHARFDYVVIDHDSSEVKLVISDFSEQDDANAKSLFEKFNIKLVEIVRGKPYDMQMLKQSLPV; this is encoded by the coding sequence ATGATTACTTCAGTCTTTTTAAGTTATGCGTTTATATACTCTGTGTTGTTTATCGCAGTTCCTTTTATATTGGTTGTTTTCATTATGACTTGTATAAAGTTCTTTAAACCTGATACAGAGGATCACGCAATTAAGTTTAAGAAAATGCTTTTTGATACTCAAAGCTTTGACTTTTTAAAATCACTAAAAACAATGGTGGGAGGAAAATATGACGTTTGTTGCAACGTTCCAATCGATACCGTGTTTGAAATGGATGCCCAAACCGCAGCCGAAAATCATGCGCGATTCGATTATGTTGTGATTGACCATGACTCGTCAGAAGTGAAATTAGTTATCTCTGATTTCAGTGAGCAAGATGATGCTAACGCAAAAAGTTTGTTCGAAAAATTCAACATTAAGTTAGTTGAAATCGTTCGAGGCAAACCTTACGACATGCAAATGCTAAAGCAATCCCTACCGGTATGA
- a CDS encoding cytochrome c3 family protein produces MSRNYWLLMLYVGLLSLTLISHEANSADSTEQINNDSCMKCHKRNGSMQGNHAQDRLKMSCSSCHGEKGNHPRKPNDLMVFSSENDITIDAKNGVCLKCHTVKKLAKAEWTHNVHAQKTSCTSCHKLHPKSDPMMGLSVKDRSNVCRNCHTVQR; encoded by the coding sequence ATGTCCCGGAATTACTGGCTACTGATGTTATATGTAGGCTTATTGTCGCTTACACTTATCAGTCATGAAGCAAATAGCGCGGACTCTACTGAGCAAATTAATAATGACTCATGCATGAAATGCCATAAACGCAATGGCTCAATGCAAGGCAATCATGCCCAAGACCGGCTAAAAATGAGCTGCAGTTCATGCCATGGTGAAAAAGGCAATCACCCTAGGAAGCCTAATGATTTGATGGTGTTCTCTTCGGAAAACGACATCACAATTGACGCTAAAAATGGCGTATGTCTTAAATGCCATACCGTTAAAAAATTAGCCAAAGCAGAGTGGACTCATAACGTACACGCACAAAAAACGAGCTGTACATCTTGCCATAAATTGCATCCTAAATCTGACCCTATGATGGGGTTAAGTGTAAAAGATCGCAGTAATGTGTGCCGCAACTGCCACACGGTGCAGAGGTAA
- a CDS encoding 4Fe-4S dicluster domain-containing protein produces MENSRRHFLKSTCALVAGVSVYPLSSNQANAETAVGTNNTKYAMLHDETKCIGCNACVEACREVNHVPEGVTRLSIERLGPFGEYPNQFYHFTRHSCQHCEDAPCVNVCPTGAAFIDKETGIVSVNADRCVGCQYCIAACPYEVRFINPVTKAADKCDFCRETNLKQGKQPACVEACPTKALVFGNLKDPESELVALLKANPTQRSKLDLGTRPKLFRIKAKQGEIIL; encoded by the coding sequence ATGGAAAATTCAAGAAGACATTTCCTTAAAAGCACCTGCGCATTGGTTGCCGGCGTGTCGGTATATCCGCTCAGTAGCAACCAGGCCAATGCCGAAACGGCCGTAGGAACAAACAATACAAAATACGCCATGCTTCACGACGAGACCAAATGCATTGGCTGTAATGCTTGTGTGGAAGCCTGTAGAGAAGTTAATCATGTACCCGAGGGCGTTACGCGGCTAAGCATCGAAAGATTGGGCCCGTTTGGAGAATACCCTAATCAGTTTTATCATTTTACTCGACATTCTTGCCAGCATTGCGAAGATGCGCCTTGCGTTAACGTCTGCCCGACGGGTGCCGCCTTTATCGATAAAGAAACCGGTATTGTCTCGGTCAACGCCGATAGATGTGTTGGTTGCCAATACTGTATTGCAGCCTGTCCTTATGAAGTGCGATTTATTAACCCAGTGACCAAAGCAGCGGACAAATGTGACTTCTGCCGTGAAACCAATCTCAAACAGGGTAAACAGCCAGCATGTGTAGAAGCATGCCCTACAAAAGCACTGGTGTTTGGCAATCTTAAAGATCCCGAGTCTGAACTGGTTGCGCTATTAAAAGCTAATCCAACTCAGCGCTCTAAACTAGATTTAGGCACCCGACCTAAACTCTTTCGTATCAAAGCGAAGCAAGGGGAGATTATATTATGA
- the nrfD gene encoding cytochrome c nitrite reductase subunit NrfD, whose product MSAFHFDTLVWHWPIAIYLFLAGASAGAMFFAVLLKHVCLKEKAYQSGFVQAACIVAAIAVLAGLGILVLDLTKPWDFWKILVFYNPTSVMSMGVLILMLYQVFMYAWIAITFRQPIDDFCKTRLPIVGKLTSMLARYEAGITGLLVIFSVSLGAYTGFLLSAQPHFPMWNTPVLPLLFLVSGLSSGAAASLLGGVLLKGSPNGQEVRFIHKVEIPLILGEMLLIFTFFLGLVFSGGQSKVAAFNAIGEGFWGLVFWFGIMGLGLSAPLAMNLFMTATSKRKYSYVAGTACLSLLGVILLRNFVLYTGQMVVN is encoded by the coding sequence ATGAGTGCTTTCCATTTTGACACCTTGGTCTGGCATTGGCCCATTGCCATATACCTGTTTTTAGCTGGGGCATCCGCAGGTGCAATGTTCTTTGCGGTGTTGCTAAAACATGTTTGCCTTAAAGAAAAAGCTTATCAGTCTGGATTTGTCCAAGCAGCGTGTATTGTTGCGGCGATTGCCGTCTTAGCAGGCTTGGGGATCTTGGTATTAGATTTAACCAAACCTTGGGATTTTTGGAAAATTCTGGTGTTTTATAATCCCACCTCAGTGATGTCTATGGGGGTGTTGATCTTAATGCTTTATCAAGTGTTTATGTATGCTTGGATTGCAATAACATTCCGACAACCTATTGATGATTTTTGCAAAACCCGTTTACCCATTGTCGGTAAACTAACGAGTATGCTAGCCCGTTATGAAGCAGGTATCACCGGTTTACTGGTCATATTCTCTGTGTCATTAGGGGCCTATACCGGATTTCTATTATCGGCTCAACCTCACTTCCCTATGTGGAATACCCCTGTGTTACCCCTGCTGTTTTTAGTTTCGGGCTTGTCTTCAGGTGCTGCAGCATCGCTACTGGGTGGTGTGTTACTTAAAGGTAGTCCTAATGGTCAGGAAGTGCGATTTATCCATAAAGTAGAGATCCCACTGATATTAGGCGAGATGTTACTTATATTTACCTTCTTTTTAGGTTTAGTCTTCAGTGGTGGTCAAAGCAAGGTAGCAGCATTTAATGCTATCGGTGAAGGCTTTTGGGGATTGGTATTTTGGTTCGGTATTATGGGATTAGGATTGTCGGCACCATTAGCGATGAATTTATTTATGACTGCCACTTCAAAGCGCAAGTATTCCTATGTTGCCGGAACCGCCTGTCTGAGCTTATTAGGTGTAATACTGTTACGTAACTTTGTGCTTTATACTGGCCAAATGGTGGTAAATTAG
- the gloA2 gene encoding SMU1112c/YaeR family gloxylase I-like metalloprotein: MLNGIHHVAIICADYPRSKAFYTQVLGLKIIAEHYRQARDSYKLDLALPDGSQIELFSFNGAPPRPSYPEAQGLRHLAFKVDDINSVVVHLQAYDVVVEPIRIDEYTGKYYTFFSDPDGLPLELYQLN; encoded by the coding sequence ATGTTAAACGGAATTCATCATGTCGCGATTATTTGTGCCGATTACCCACGTTCAAAAGCGTTTTATACGCAAGTTTTAGGGCTTAAGATTATTGCTGAGCATTACCGCCAAGCCCGTGATTCTTACAAACTTGATTTAGCCTTACCCGATGGCAGTCAAATTGAATTATTTTCGTTTAATGGCGCGCCGCCAAGACCCAGTTATCCCGAAGCACAAGGCTTGCGTCATTTAGCGTTTAAAGTCGATGATATTAACTCGGTGGTGGTTCATTTGCAGGCTTATGATGTGGTGGTTGAACCGATCCGTATCGACGAATATACCGGAAAATACTACACCTTTTTCAGTGATCCAGACGGCCTACCGTTAGAGCTTTATCAATTGAATTAA